The window TTCTATTGTCTAATAGGTTGTCGAGAGACCGCATTCATCTATGCCATCACGAGCGCGGGCGTAACGCATGCGGTGGCGCGTGCGTGCGCGGAGGGCTCCATAGAATCGTGCACGTGCGACTATTCGCACATCGATCGCGTGCCGCACCGGACCCGAGCAGCCGCAGCCGCCAATGTACGCGTTTGGAAATGGGGCGGATGCAGTGACAACATTGGCTTCGGCTTTCGCTTCAGCAGAGAATTCGTCGACACCGGCGAGAGAGGCAAAACCCTCAGAGAAAAAGTCAACCTACACAACAACGAAGCCGGCAGAGCGGTAAGTGTCGACAGGCCACTTGTCATACCACTCCTCTTATCCAATCACCGCTCGACGGTAGCACCTATAAGCATCCATAAAACAATCAGTTATCGGGCCAATGACGGCCATTGTCATCGCGCGTGTTCACATTACCATTACGGGTGACGATCGATCGTCCGCCACTTGACATGTCGCttgtgtaatattaattatacgtCGCGCGGCTCGGCCCATCGCGCGACGACTGCGCAACAGGCACTCATTCGTTGCGCTCGCGCATCTCCCTCCCACTGCACACCCACATTTGCATACCCACTGTCCGCTCCTTCCCAAAATTCATCAAAAAGGGACGTCGGGCGCCCCGAGCCACCCAGACGCGTCATTAACCAAAGCGCTTAATTCCTGTCACGACAGACGCACTGGGTGTCCACCTGATGAATATTCACAGCATTCCATCGATTGTTTAACACATATTTGAACACTAGACTGTATAACATACCCGGCCATCTACATGTCAATGAATAAATACCGTCGTCGACGTTCTACGAAGCGCCTGCGCTCCGAGATAGGAAAATATTTACTGTCTCCGATCCTCGCGTCATTTATCTACCTTCTAAGAATGATGAATGTCCCTAGAGTATGATTTATGATCGGTCCACGCGCGGTGACGACCGGCCCACCTCTTCACGATTTGTAACAATTTGCTCGATCGTGAGATGCGATCGATGGAGTGCGCTTAAAAGATCATCGATCACATCGTATCGACGCTTATCGtggaatttaaagatatttggaCATCATTATAGACCTCCCTAGGATAGAATAAATTAGACTACAAGACGCTGATGGTGTTGTTTTGTTCACAGCATGTGCAAACCGAGATGCGGCAGGAGTGCAAGTGTCACGGCATGTCGGGCTCGTGCACAGTCAAGACGTGTTGGATGAGGCTGCCCAGTTTCCGCTCTGTGGGTGACGCGTTGAAGGACCGTTTCGATGGCGCATCTCGGGTCATGATGCCTAACACTGACCTGGAGGCGCCCGCGCAACGGAACGACGCGACACCGCACAGAGTGCCACGCAGAGACAGATATAAGATCCAACTGCGGCCTCACAACCCGGACCATAAATCGCCGGGGGTAAAAGACCTCGTCTACTTAGAATCATCGCCTGGCTTCTGCGAGAAGAACCCGAGGCTAGGCATCCCCGGCACACACGGGCGCGCGTGCAATGACACAAGCATCGGCGTCGATGGCTGCGACCTGATGTGTTGCGGCCGAGGGTACCGCACGGAGACGATGATCGTGGTGGAGCGGTGCAACTGCACGTTTCACTGGTGTTGCGAAGTCAAGTGCAAACTATGTCAAAAGGAAAGAGTTGTGCATACGTGTTTATAGACGAGCGGACGCCCATGAGGTTGTCATCAATGAGAGAAACTTTAGTGTGGGACAGATGTGATTGTGACTCAGACTCGAGAGTGGACCTGTTTTTTATTCGGAGGCAGATAACGGACCTTGTATATAATCACTTCACTTTTTCATCTATCGAAGTCGTCGAAATCGTATATCATGTTGACTTATGTAAATAGTTCTCTATCACtgtttatttcttcttttatacATGATAATTGATCCGGCGTAAAATTAAAGTAAGCTTCTCGTTCGGTTAATTTATTTGACTATTAAGTGCGAACATGTGATctagtaactttattttttggACACTGTCGTTGGGAAATTAATGAGACCAGTTTACAGACGATTTATTTC of the Anticarsia gemmatalis isolate Benzon Research Colony breed Stoneville strain chromosome 3, ilAntGemm2 primary, whole genome shotgun sequence genome contains:
- the wg gene encoding wnt family member 1 wingless, whose translation is MKCLWLFVIFLCFTCDAANKPRRGRGSMWWGIAKAGEPNNLSPISPGVPYMDPAVYATLRRKQRRLAKENRGVLSAVAKGASMAVAECQHQFKYRRWNCSTRNFLRGKNLFGKIVDRGCRETAFIYAITSAGVTHAVARACAEGSIESCTCDYSHIDRVPHRTRAAAAANVRVWKWGGCSDNIGFGFRFSREFVDTGERGKTLREKVNLHNNEAGRAHVQTEMRQECKCHGMSGSCTVKTCWMRLPSFRSVGDALKDRFDGASRVMMPNTDLEAPAQRNDATPHRVPRRDRYKIQLRPHNPDHKSPGVKDLVYLESSPGFCEKNPRLGIPGTHGRACNDTSIGVDGCDLMCCGRGYRTETMIVVERCNCTFHWCCEVKCKLCQKERVVHTCL